Genomic window (Kwoniella botswanensis chromosome 1, complete sequence):
CCGGTACTGCCTGTGCATCAGTGGCGATGGGTTCAGCAGAAGGATTCACCCTTGCTGATCAAGCGATTGCCAATGCTGCTCGAATTGGATCATGGGTACTGCTTAAGAACGTTCACCTCGCTCCCGGATGGTTAGCTCAACTCGAGAAACGATTACACAGCTTATCACCCAACCGAAACTTCCGGCTATTCTTAACTATGGAGATTAATCCTGTCATTCCGGTCAACATTCTTAGACAATCCCGAATCATTATGAACGAACCTCCTCCAGGAGTCCGAGCGAATCTTCTAGATAGTCTCAAGGGTATTCCCAAAGCCCGAATCACGACTGGTCCAGCTGAGAAATCAAGGTTGTTTTTCTTATTGGCCTGGTTCCATGCCGTGGTACAAGAACGACTTCGATACCTCCCAATCGGTTGGAGTAAAGGATATGAATTCAACGACTCCGATTTCGATGCAGCGCTCAATACCATCGATACTTGGCTTACTGATCTTGCAAAGGGCAAAGCGAATGTAGACCCTGCTCAAATCCCTTGGGTGGCCTTGTGCACGCTTATCAAACAAGCTGTATACGGTGGACGAGTCGATTCCGATTACGACCAAAGAGTGGTAGATGCTTTCGTAGATAGAATTTTCACCGCTCGAGCGTATGATCCGGACTTCAAGCTTGTCGAACATGTCGATGGTGGATTGAATGTCCCTGAAGGTACACAGATGAGTCAATTCGTACAATGGGCTCAGGCTTTACCGGAAAGAGAACCTCCTGCTTGGTTGAGTTTACCTGGTACGGCTGAAGGACTGGTTGCTGCTgcggaaggtgagttgacctaAATGTGTGGTGGAAATTAGCTGATGGTATTTTGCAGGTGACgcgatgatggtgaagttgagaaagatgaggaccacagatgacgaagaagacgagactGGACCTGCGGCTACTTCAGTTGGACGACCTGCTTGGATGACGGCTCTGAAGGGACATGCAGAAGATTGGTTAACGATCTTACCTAAGGTAGGTTATCTGAAACTGAGCTTGTAGGCGTTATCTAACAACGGATATGACATAGACCCTTACCACACCTCCCAATAATCACTCTCCCTTATCCCGATTCTTCGCACGTGAAGCATCGACAGGCTCTAAACTGCTCCAGCGAATCCGACGTGATCTCTCCGAACTCATTCAAGTATGCAATGGTGATCTGAAACAAACCAATGAATTGCGTGCTTTGATATCGGATCTCAACAGAGGAACAGTCCCATCACATTGGAAGAAGTTCAAAATGCCTAAAGGTACCGCTGTAGCTCAGCATATTTCGAATTTTGCCGAAAGACTTAGACAGTTGGAAGGCATAGCGAACGGACAAGGTGGTCAGGGAGATAAGGGTATCTGGCTTGGTGGTTTATTCCAACCTGAAGCGTATATCACGGCTACTAGACAAGCAGTCGCCCACGATAAAGGATGGTCGTTGGAACAGTTGGTATTGAGTGTGGGGATTGAGAGGACAGGCGGACAAAGTTCGTTCGctattcaaggtgagtctgacttCGTTGGTGATCCCAGAGGCAGAATAGAACTCATGTTTGTTTTAACTTCATAGGATTACACCTCCAAGGAGCATCATGGAAATCTGACCATCTTACTCTCAACGACGGTCGATCGGTCTCACTTGGTCCATCGCAAATCGTCTGGTTAAGACGCGATGAACGTCCTTCGAAGGGAGTTAACATCGTAAACTTACCTGTGTACTTGAATGGAGATAGGAACGATGTTTTGTTCAGCGTTGATTTGGAGACTGAAAGTGAGGGCCAGGCGATAGTAGCTCAAAGAGGTGTTTGTTTAACTGCTGCTTGATGATTAAGCATAAGAAATGGTGGATTAGATATTATGTAGAGTATGATACATGATGATGTGCTAGATTCACGATGAGTTATGAATTTTATGATGAATAGTTAGTTTCTTTTATTCTTCAGAGGGGTTTTAAAATATATTGTACATACAATGATATGCTATAAAAAATGATAAATGAAGCAGATATGGAGGACAACGCCAAGATTATAATCTCCCTTGTCGCTGTAGGAGCATCAAACCAAGCGAAGTGAAAGCTACACCCAAACCAaatccacctatacctgCTGTCCAATCTATTGTTCCCAGAGTACGCTGTATCGCCTGCGTCCAAGAGCTACTTTTCCCTCCTAGATCATCCGGTCCCAGGATCTTCCTACTTTCCCAGCCTTTATCTAAGATCTCCTTCCTTAGCTCCTCATCATTGAACCTTTTCATCAAGTCCAATCCCCATGTATCGCTGACCTCCTTCATCCAGTCCATCCTCTCCTGACCTAGCTTTCCTCCCACGCCAGGAgctctctttctcaaatcCGCTCTTAATAATCCAATCCCTTTGATTGAATCTTCTATATTCGACGGTAAATTTTCCAGTATCAAATCCCTGATCATCGCTCCTGATCTTGGACCCAGCCCACCGGTAGAGATGAGAATCTGTAATGGACCTTTACGCAATTGAGCACCAAAATAGAAATCGCATTGTGGTGGAATATCCGCAACGTTAACCAtgactttctcttctctacATAATTCACATGTCTCCTTGGAAAGGTCATTATCATCTATAGCAGTCATGACTAGATCGTaatctttcactttgattTCATCCTTCCTACCGAGATATGGACGATCCAACCATGTTATCTTACTTGAGGTTGAAGGGTCGTTGATGCGATGTTGGATAGAAGGATGTAATGGACCAGGAGAGATGATTGTTATATGAGCATCTGATTCGAGTAGAAAGTATAATCTCTGGGATGCTACTACTCCTCCACCGATTAAGAGGATAGGTCGATTGGCTAGTCGGAGTGCCAAGAGGAGAGAGGCTCCTGGTACGATTGGAGGGTATGACTGTGTATCCAAGTATCATGAATCAACGCCAGTCACATACATTATGCTTCATGTGGAATAGAAGTGGGGAGCTCTTCTTTTGATCCTGTTATGGCATTGCCGATGAAGCTCTAAtacttcactcacctcttcgcTTGAATCCCTCGAAGGCGGTTTGGCAATCGCATTTACTTCGGAGGACATCCTTCCATCGGCCTTTTTTTCTGAATTtctgattgatgagatcCTTTGGATCGTCTGAGACTGACCCTCGTCTTAAGAAGCTATGTAGACGGTGGATTTAGAGCTTGTCGTAATGCGAAGACGGTTGaatgaatgggaagaagatgaggaagccAAATATCAAGTGTGGATCGGTATGTACAGTAGGTTTAAGCGAAGATCAACCGAAATGATAAAATGATTCGCTATTTTGAGTCGTCAAAGATAACGAACAGAAAAGGACATAAATGCAGATTAATGTCCTCTTATCTGTCACTATCGATTGGCTTCACAAAAGCTGAGCTGCATCATAATACCTCGCAATAAGAGCCAAGTCACCACTGCACCTTTCCGATATACCGCCTGACTACAATCGCAAAATGGGTTATACATTAGCTGTCTTAGGTAAGTCCACCCTTTCCACCAGGTTTACTCGTCAACATACCttcagaagctgatcaacGCAACACCTCAGGATGCGGTACCATGGGAGTAGCCATTCTCTCCGGGGTCCTCTCCTCACTCGAAGCTAGACTATCAGCTCCACTGACCCAGAAACACCATTCGGGAGAGACTGAACCTCCTTCAGGAATATCTACTCCTACTGCCAGTCAGTTCCTCGATGCTCCGGAGGAATCACTGCCTTCTAGATTTATCGCGACTGTAGGTAGAGAAGAGACAGGCAGGAAGTTGAAAAAGACTTTTGAAGGGCTGGGTAGATTCGGGAGTGATGTGGAAGTAAGAGCTGGACAGGGTAATGTGCAGGCTGTGAAGGAAGCGGACGTGATACTTGTATGGTGAGTAATATCCATCTATACCTTCAATCTGCAAACTGTCGACACACTTATTAGTCGATATGGGCGTCTCATTGTCAATTACGAGCTCAAATTGTGCAGCTAACACAATATGATATCCACTTTCGCAGTTCTAAACCTAACATTGCCAAATCAATCCTCttagaagaaggtatggcCGAAGCCGTCAAGGGCAAACTCGTCATATCTATTTGTGCAGGTGTGACTATCTCTCAGTTGGTCTCTTGGGTTCCGGAATCTACCAAAGTAGTCAGAGCAATGCCTAACACCCCTTGTAAGGTGAGTATAGACCTTTCTGACCACATCGTACACGGTGAATATCTACTACTAAGCTGACACTTGGCAAATCCTTCCATTAGATAAGAGAAGGTATGACAGTAGTCACCCCTGTATCGGACGCCTTGTCACGCACGTTGatcctcaacatcttcacctcctgtGGACGATGCAGATTCTTAGAAGAGAAATACTTTGATGCTTGTACTGCGCTAGCTGGATCAGGACCTGCATTTGTAGCGCTCGTGCTGGAAGCTATGACGGATGGAGGGGTGATGATGGGTTTACCAAGAGTTGAAGCGTTGGAATTGGCTGCTCAGAGTGAGTCATCGGTCAATGATTATATCCTTTATCACATCGAAAGAAGCTAAGAATGATGTTTATTGATAATCAATGATAGCCCTACAAGGTACGGGTAGGATGGCACTTTACGCTGGATTACATCCTGCTCAGTTGAAGGATAGTGTGACTAGTGAGTTGACCTGATTCCTACCTTTCCATGATTTTTCATCCTTACTCAATCCTCACCTTTTCCACCTGTCACCTATCGACTTCTCAACCTTGCAAACAACCTCTGACTGATTTTCCATTCCCTGTAGCTCCCGGAGGTTGTACCATCGCAGGTCTCTTAACTCTCGAAGACGGTAGAGTCAGATCAACAATGGCAAGAGCCATTCAAGTTGCTACCAACCAGCAAGTATCCATCTCTACTCGTAATGCTGAATCATCGTGAAGAAAAtatgaagctgacttgaaGATTTGTtatttctctcttcttcacacGTACAATCTGCTTTCTTCGATTTGGTCTGTCACTTCAACCTGTGCCTAACAGCGCTTCTGGTTTAGGTCAAGATTCCAAGAAGTAACGCACCAATCAAAATGTTGACAATCGTTTGAAGAACCAGCTCTGATATGGTGGCGATGATGGTGGTTGCTCGGAGTTTGCTTGATGTAGAAATACGGCCATATGGAGGAAGTGCAATGCAATATGCTGACATGCGATCGACGATACAATTATATCCTACTATGCATACATAAATCAAATACACATATATTTATCAAATAATGAAAGTACTGTCAACGAGGTATATAAAAACTCATATGTTGATACACAATGATCAAAATCATATATAACCAGATCCACCCCTACTGACTCCACTGACTCTATTCCCCTTAttcctcaacatcatcaaggaagttgatgaacTACTTCTCATTATCTTTTTC
Coding sequences:
- a CDS encoding pyrroline-5-carboxylate reductase, giving the protein MGYTLAVLGCGTMGVAILSGVLSSLEARLSAPLTQKHHSGETEPPSGISTPTASQFLDAPEESLPSRFIATVGREETGRKLKKTFEGLGRFGSDVEVRAGQGNVQAVKEADVILVCSKPNIAKSILLEEGMAEAVKGKLVISICAGVTISQLVSWVPESTKVVRAMPNTPCKIREGMTVVTPVSDALSRTLILNIFTSCGRCRFLEEKYFDACTALAGSGPAFVALVLEAMTDGGVMMGLPRVEALELAAQTLQGTGRMALYAGLHPAQLKDSVTTPGGCTIAGLLTLEDGRVRSTMARAIQVATNHASGLGQDSKK